One genomic region from Phragmites australis chromosome 1, lpPhrAust1.1, whole genome shotgun sequence encodes:
- the LOC133914503 gene encoding PRA1 family protein F3-like → MSKYGTIPTSSSAGGAPLGGPSRPDFISRAKARGATALATRRPWRELGDIHAIGLPHSLGDAYLRVRANLSHFAMNYAIVVLVVVFLSLLWHPVSLIVFLVCMVAWLVLYFLRDDPLVLFGRVVGDGFVIAVLAVVTLGLLLLTNATANILSSLLIGLVLVVLHAALHKAEDNADDEVVRWYAPVPPPPSH, encoded by the coding sequence ATGTCCAAGTACGGCACCATCCCCACATCGTCTTCCGCGGGCGGGGCGCCCCTCGGGGGGCCCTCCCGGCCCGACTTCATCTCCCGCGCCAAGGCCCGGGGCGCGACGGCGCTGGCGACTCGCCGGCCCTGGCGCGAGCTCGGGGACATCCACGCGATAGGGCTGCCGCACAGCCTCGGCGACGCGTACCTCCGCGTGCGCGCCAACCTCTCCCATTTCGCCATGAACTACGCcatcgtcgtcctcgtcgtcgtcttcctctCCCTGCTCTGGCACCCCGTCTCCCTCATCGTCTTCCTCGTCTGTATGGTCGCCTGGCTCGTCCTCTACTTCCTCCGCGACGACCCGCTCGTCCTCTTCGGCCGCGTCGTCGGCGACGGCTTCGTCATCGCCGTGCTCGCCGTCGTTACGCTCGGTCTCTTGCTGCTCACCAACGCCACCGCCAATATCCTCTCCTCGCTGCTCATCGGTCTCGTGCTCGTCGTCCTGCACGCCGCGCTTCACAAGGCGGAGGACAACGCCGACGACGAGGTTGTTCGCTGGTACGCGccggtgccgccaccgccgtcgcacTAG
- the LOC133914228 gene encoding putative transcription factor bHLH041 isoform X2, producing the protein MRSYTPVELQHREEEQQQLLISSQIQHHLNQISMHMSMDDEAVYDVPSNDGAIDMQHQLPMVDGLFDSHHAAGSFPSSSSSSSLSLSLRSASLSCSPESSSRILAAAPAAGYQYPEVSSHVLPLAHELPNDDHHYHGQYANNLHVPTPAARHEAVAMAPELPANTGAFKRYARHLGPRRPPKPGACGQRMFKTAISVLSKMHMAARHKQQYYYQASAEAAAPPASVNQLQHMISERKRREKLNHSFHALKAVLPLGAKKDKTSILIRAREYLRSLESKLSELEEKNKSLESRLTQRDSGDDGRKDAGDNDFGEKVRIEITREAEEWAIEPRDLCTLKIVVRSRCSMTDVVLRTLQCLKDQVGDGVSMVAMSTSCSTGPPQTNTFPRTVLTLQIKSPGAEWDEQPVKDAVAKVVADALTLPSSETAAAPQRQ; encoded by the exons ATGCGCAGCTACACCCCTGTTGAGTTGCAGCacagggaggaggagcagcagcaactGCTCATCAGCTCACAGATTCAGCACCACCTGAACCAG ATCAGCATGCACATGAGCATGGATGACGAGGCAGTCTACGACGTGCCTTCCAACGACGGAGCCATAGACATGCAGCATCAGCTCCCCATGGTGGACGGCCTCTTCGATTCGCACCACGCCGCCGGCAGCTTCCCatcgtcgtcatcctcctcctcgctctCGCTCTCGCTGCGCTCCGCCTCCCTATCCTGCAGCCCCGAGAGCTCGTCGCGCATCCTCGCCGCAGCTCCGGCGGCTGGCTACCAATACCCGGAGGTCTCCTCTCACGTACTACCATTAGCACACGAACTGCCCAACGACGACCACCACTACCACGGCCAGTACGCGAACAACCTTCACGTGCCAACACCAGCGGCCCGTCACGAAGCGGTGGCAATGGCGCCGGAGTTGCCGGCCAACACCGGTGCGTTCAAGCGCTACGCGCGGCACCTCGGCCCGAGAAGGCCGCCGAAGCCGGGCGCGTGCGGCCAGAGGATGTTCAAGACGGCCATCTCGGTGCTGTCCAAGATGCACATGGCGGCGAGGCATAAACAGCAGTACTACTACCAGGCGTccgccgaggcggcggcgccacCAGCATCTGTGAACCAGCTGCAACACATGATCTCCGAGCGCAAGCGGCGGGAGAAGCTCAACCACAGCTTCCACGCCCTCAAGGCCGTCCTTCCATTAGGCGCCAAA AAAGACAAGACGTCGATCCTGATCAGGGCAAGGGAGTACTTGAGATCTCTCGAATCCAAGTTGTCCGAGCTCGAGGAGAAGAACAAGTCGCTGGAGTCGCGGCTGACCCAGCGCGACAGCGGCGACGACGGCCGCAAGGACGCCGGCGACAACGATTTCGGCGAGAAGGTGCGGATCGAGATAACCAGAGAAGCGGAGGAATGGGCAATCGAACCTCGTGATCTCTGCACGCTGAAGATAGTGGTGAGGTCGCGGTGCAGCATGACCGACGTGGTGCTTCGGACGCTGCAGTGCCTGAAAGATCAGGTGGGGGATGGCGTCAGCATGGTGGCAATGAGCACCAGCTGCAGCACTGGACCTCCTCAAACGAACACTTTTCCACGAACTGTCCTGACGTTGCAAATCAAG TCGCCGGGCGCTGAATGGGACGAGCAGCCGGTCAAGGACGCCGTGGCGAAGGTCGTCGCCGATGCGCTGACGCTGCCATCTTCGGAAACCGCGGCGGCGCCTCAGCGCCAGTAA
- the LOC133914398 gene encoding uncharacterized protein LOC133914398 yields MLPAARGGAAVAGLCHECSGIARSAEPLRLQRLGLLDSPEAAVWRAPLTQGSELKDATVVNTAAWCSVNLPLKFGDCLLLDSLCPPGKTCRRSMASWTKGWVLLEITSTVSN; encoded by the exons ATGCTCCCGGCGGCGAGGGGTGGCGCGGCGGTCGCCGGTTTATGTCACGAGTGCAGCGGCATTGCGCGATCCGCCGAACCGCTTCGCCTCCAGCGCCTCGGCCTCCTCGACTCGCCCGAGGCCGCCGTGTGGCGCGCTCCGCTCACTCAAG GTTCAGAACTGAAGGATGCCACAGTGGTAAACACTGCTGCTTGGTGCAGCGTCAATTTACCTCTCAAATTTGGGGATTGTCTCTTGCTGGATAGTTTATGCCCTCCAGGAAAAACCTGTAGAAG GTCCATGGCATCATGGACCAAAGGGTGGGTGTTGCTCGAGATCACTTCAACTGTAAGCAATTAA
- the LOC133914228 gene encoding putative transcription factor bHLH041 isoform X1: protein MDSSWLHGYTNNNTGNNGFMCGYAASYTPVELQHREEEQQQLLISSQIQHHLNQISMHMSMDDEAVYDVPSNDGAIDMQHQLPMVDGLFDSHHAAGSFPSSSSSSSLSLSLRSASLSCSPESSSRILAAAPAAGYQYPEVSSHVLPLAHELPNDDHHYHGQYANNLHVPTPAARHEAVAMAPELPANTGAFKRYARHLGPRRPPKPGACGQRMFKTAISVLSKMHMAARHKQQYYYQASAEAAAPPASVNQLQHMISERKRREKLNHSFHALKAVLPLGAKKDKTSILIRAREYLRSLESKLSELEEKNKSLESRLTQRDSGDDGRKDAGDNDFGEKVRIEITREAEEWAIEPRDLCTLKIVVRSRCSMTDVVLRTLQCLKDQVGDGVSMVAMSTSCSTGPPQTNTFPRTVLTLQIKSPGAEWDEQPVKDAVAKVVADALTLPSSETAAAPQRQ from the exons ATGGATAGCAGCTGGCTGCATGGCTACACCAACAACAACACCGGTAACAACGGCTTCATGTGCGGCTACGCTGCCAG CTACACCCCTGTTGAGTTGCAGCacagggaggaggagcagcagcaactGCTCATCAGCTCACAGATTCAGCACCACCTGAACCAG ATCAGCATGCACATGAGCATGGATGACGAGGCAGTCTACGACGTGCCTTCCAACGACGGAGCCATAGACATGCAGCATCAGCTCCCCATGGTGGACGGCCTCTTCGATTCGCACCACGCCGCCGGCAGCTTCCCatcgtcgtcatcctcctcctcgctctCGCTCTCGCTGCGCTCCGCCTCCCTATCCTGCAGCCCCGAGAGCTCGTCGCGCATCCTCGCCGCAGCTCCGGCGGCTGGCTACCAATACCCGGAGGTCTCCTCTCACGTACTACCATTAGCACACGAACTGCCCAACGACGACCACCACTACCACGGCCAGTACGCGAACAACCTTCACGTGCCAACACCAGCGGCCCGTCACGAAGCGGTGGCAATGGCGCCGGAGTTGCCGGCCAACACCGGTGCGTTCAAGCGCTACGCGCGGCACCTCGGCCCGAGAAGGCCGCCGAAGCCGGGCGCGTGCGGCCAGAGGATGTTCAAGACGGCCATCTCGGTGCTGTCCAAGATGCACATGGCGGCGAGGCATAAACAGCAGTACTACTACCAGGCGTccgccgaggcggcggcgccacCAGCATCTGTGAACCAGCTGCAACACATGATCTCCGAGCGCAAGCGGCGGGAGAAGCTCAACCACAGCTTCCACGCCCTCAAGGCCGTCCTTCCATTAGGCGCCAAA AAAGACAAGACGTCGATCCTGATCAGGGCAAGGGAGTACTTGAGATCTCTCGAATCCAAGTTGTCCGAGCTCGAGGAGAAGAACAAGTCGCTGGAGTCGCGGCTGACCCAGCGCGACAGCGGCGACGACGGCCGCAAGGACGCCGGCGACAACGATTTCGGCGAGAAGGTGCGGATCGAGATAACCAGAGAAGCGGAGGAATGGGCAATCGAACCTCGTGATCTCTGCACGCTGAAGATAGTGGTGAGGTCGCGGTGCAGCATGACCGACGTGGTGCTTCGGACGCTGCAGTGCCTGAAAGATCAGGTGGGGGATGGCGTCAGCATGGTGGCAATGAGCACCAGCTGCAGCACTGGACCTCCTCAAACGAACACTTTTCCACGAACTGTCCTGACGTTGCAAATCAAG TCGCCGGGCGCTGAATGGGACGAGCAGCCGGTCAAGGACGCCGTGGCGAAGGTCGTCGCCGATGCGCTGACGCTGCCATCTTCGGAAACCGCGGCGGCGCCTCAGCGCCAGTAA